GATCAACTGCAGATTAAAGATTTGGAAATTTTTGCCTATCATGGTCTTTTTCCAAGTGAGAAGGAATTGGGGCAGAAGTTTGTCGTTTCAGCCATCTTATCCTATGATATGACCAAGGCGGCTACAGAATTGGATTTGACAGCTTCTGTCCATTACGGAGAATTGTGTCAGCAGTGGACGACTTGGTTTCAGGAAAGCACTGAGGACTTGATTGAAACGGTAGCCTACAAACTAGTTGAACGTACCTTTGAGACCTATCCTCTTGTCCAAGAGATTGAGTTGGAACTAAAAAAACCTTGGGCTCCAGTGCATTTACCGTTGGATACCTGCTCGGTGACCATTCACCGTCGTAAGCAACGGGCCTTTATCGCCCTAGGAAGTAATATGGGAGATAAGCAAGCAAACTTGGAAAAAGCCATTGACAACCTGCGAGCTCGTGGCATCCATATTCTCAAAGAGTCCAGTGTTTTGACGACGGAGCCTTGGGGTGGTGTGGAGCAGGATAGCTTTGCCAATCAGGTGATTGAAGTAGAAACCTGGTTACCAGCATCAGTCTTGTTAGAAACATTATTAGCCATCGAGTCAGAAATGGGGCGGGTGAGAGAAGTGCATTGGGGGCCTCGTTTGATTGATTTGGACCTGCTTTTTGTAGAAGACCAAGTAATCTACACAGACGACCTCATCTTGCCTCATCCTTATATAGCAGAACGCCTCTTTGTTCTTGAGCCGTTAGTGGAAATAGCTCCCCATTTTATCCATCCAATCCTAAAGCAATCAATTCGGTACTTGGTTGACCAGTTGGAGCAAGGAAATGCCTAAGATTTCCGAGACCTATAGCAAGTGGAAGAGTATCGGGGAGGGACTACTTGCTATTGTTTTAGGGCTTCTCTTGATTCGTTTTGGACAAGTTATTCCGCGAATGGGGTACCAGTTGCTGCTGGGCTATTTTTCCTTGTCAGCAGTTTGGCACTTGTTGACTCGCTGGTTTCAAGATAAAAAACGTCGGGAAAATATCTTTGTAACCTTGGGCAAGCTGGTGGTAGCAGCTCTGGTGTTTGACTCTATCATTTTGCAAGATCTTGCCCTCTATCTCTTGGTCTTTATCATTGCGAGCTACCAGCTGTTTACGGGCATCATTAGTCTTGTGACCTGGTCTCTCTATCGAAAAAATGCCATTCATCCTCGGCTCCATCATCTCTTCGATGCTGTATGGATGATAGGATTCGGTCTTTATAGCATCTCTCCTTTTCACGATGCAGCGAATTTTGAATTGCTCTTGCTTGGGTTTTACTTGCTCATGCTAGGAGCCAGTAGCCTCCGGGACGGTTTCTTTTTTGAAAAGATAGAAAACAATCCCAAGCTGAAACGACGTATGCGAATGACCTTGCCAATCTTTGTGACGGCTCTGATTCCTATCAGCACCTTGCGCAAATTGAATGAGTGGCTGGCAAATCATGAAAGTCAAGAAGGGGAAGTTCATTCAGAAAGAAAAAATGACCAGGCGGTTGATCTGGAAATTTTTGTTCATACATCAGAAACCTCCTTTTTCCTTGCTATGGGACATGTGGATATTTGTTATCAAGGTCAGGTTATTTCCTATGGTTCCTATGATCCCCACTCGGAGCGTTTATTCGGCATGGTCGGAGACGGTGTTCTGTTTAAAGCCAATCGGGAAAAATACATCGAGCTCTGTAAGAGAGAAAGTCAGAAGACCTTGTTTGCTTATGGTCTGAGTTTGACAGAACAACAGAAAGCTGCTATCCAAGCTCGCCTAGCAGAGATAGAAGAGCTGTTAATTCCTTGGGAGCCTAGCTCTCAGTTGATGAAAAGAAGAGAGGGAGAGGTCAAGCATACCTACTCCTACCAACTGAAACAGGAAGCAGATGCGACCCTCTATAAATTCAGCTCATCTGAGTTTAAGACCTACTTTGTTCTCAGTACCAATTGTGTTCTGCTAGCAGACTCTATCGTGGGAAAAGCTGGGACGGATATATTAAGTCCCCAAGGTTTCATTGTACCGGGGACTTACCAGGATTACCTTGATTTAGAGTACACAAAACCCAATGGTCTAGTTGTTAGTCGCTCCATTTATTAGAAAAAGAAAACTCTAGTTCCTCAGCAGTTTACGCCGAGAAGCTAGAGTTTTTAAAACAGGTCATTTTCTTCTGGAAGGAGGATGGTTTCCCTACCGTCCAAGTCTAAAACAAGGACCCTAGGAGGATAAAGCGGATCGAAAGGATGATTGAAATCAAAATCGATGCTAGTCGGAAGGTTTTGACTAGAGAAATGGAAGGTAATGGTCCCCTCGTTGTTGAGAAGCTGAAATTCGAGTTCTTCTTCTAATTCAAAGACATTTTTCAAAAAATGATCGATAATGAACCATAAAGAGTCGATAACATCGTCGGGTAGACTGGTCACAACACCAAAACTAGCGGAACGTCTCTGTGTATTTGTAAAAGCCATGTTTCCTTCCCCCCTTTATTTTCCTTATCATACAGCAAAATGTCTTAAAAATCAAGAAATCCTACTCGCTTTTTCAAAATGGGAATAAACTGTGAAATTTTTCCAAAGTTTCTCTAAAAAATACTTGAAAGTGTTTACAATAAGTGATAAAATGGAGTAAGTAGATGCGTGAAAGCGAAATTTTCATTATAGAAAGGAAACGGAATGAACACAGATGATACAGTAACGATTTATGACGTCGCCCGTGAAGCAGGAGTTTCAATGGCAACAGTTAGCCGTGTCGTTAATGGCAACAAGAATGTTAAAGAGAACACTCGAAAAAAAGTCCTAGAAGTGATTGATCGCTTGGACTATCGTCCAAATGCGGTAGCACGTGGTTTGGCTAGCAAGAAAACAACGACAGTCGGAGTTGTGATTCCGAACATTACCAATGGTTATTTCTCAACACTTGCTAAGGGAATTGACTACATTGCTGAAATGTACAAGTATAACATTGTCCTTGCAAATAGTGATGAGGATGATGAAAAGGAAGTTTCAGTAGTCAACACTCTCTTTTCAAAACAAGTCGATGGGATTATCTTTATGGGCTATCACTTGACTGAAAAGATTCGTTCAGAGTTTTCTCGTTCACGGACACCGGTTGTTCTTGCTGGTACTGTGGATGTCGAACACCAACTTCCAAGTGTGAATATCGACTACAAACAAGCAACGATTGATGCTGTGAGTTACCTTCTCAAAGAAAATGAGAAAATTGCTTTTGTGAGTGGACCACTCGTCGATGATATCAATGGCAAGGTTCGTTTGATCGGTTACAAGGAAGCCTTGAAAAAAGCTGGACATTCTTATAGTGAGGGCTTGGTCTTTGAATCAAAATACAGCTATGATGATGGCTATGCCTTGGCAGAACGCTTGATTTCATCACAAGCTACAGCCGCAGTTGTAACAGGTGATGAATTGGCGGCAGGTGTGTTGAATGGTTTGGCTGACCATGGCGTATCTGTGCCAGAAGAGTTTGAAATCATCACGACAGATGACTCTCAGATTGCACGATTCACTCGTCCAAACTTGACTACTATTGCCCAACCTCTTTATGATCTAGGTGCTATCAGCATGCGTATGTTGACTAAGATTATGCATAAGGAAGAGTTGGAAGAACGTGAAGTTCTCTTGCCTCATGGTTTGACAGAGCGCCGCTCTACACGAAAACGTAAATAGAAAAAATCAGGAAATCGTGAGATTTCCTGATTTTGCGTTCTAGAGAAGAGGATTAGCCTTCCATATAGTCTTTCAAAGCCTGTCCTTTTAGTCCAGCATTAAGGGCAATTAATAATTTGAGGCGCGCTTTTTGAGCGTTGAGTTCTTTGACAAAGAAAACACCAGCTCGTTGCAACTGCACTCCTCCACCTTGGTAGGCGTAGACAGGTTCAGCAATGCCATTAAAGCATCGTGAGACCAAGGCGACTGGAATTCCTTTTTGCAGGAGATTTTCCAACTTTTGAGCTGTTTCTTTGGGAACATTGCCTGCTCCGAAGGCCTGAATAACTAAGCCATCCAGCTGTTCCAAGTCTAACATATCAATCAGCTCGTCTGTCATACCGGCATAGGCTGAGATGATGGGAACCAGACCTTGAATATGCTCAAGATCAAACCGGACACGAGGTTCAGCCGTTTTGAAGTAGAGGATTTCTTGCTTCATGATGAGGCCAAGTGGTCCATGTGTTGGGGTTTGAAAGGTGCTGACGTTGGTCGTATGAGTTTTGGTAACATACTTGGCTGCGTGGATCTCGTCGTTCATGACGACCAGTACACCCTTGTCGGCTGCTTTGTCATCGCTGGCAACTCGCAAAGCGCTCAGATAGTTATATACACCGTCGCTACCAAGTTCGTTTGAACTACGCATGGCCCCTGTTAGAACGATGGGGATGGGCGGAATTTTCATGGTATCAAGGAAGTAGGCTGTTTCTTCTAAGGTATCTGTACCATGTGTGATGACAACTCCATCATAGTTATCAGCTTCCTCTTTAATCTTATGATAGAGTGCAAGCATATGCTTGGGTTTGATATGAGGGCTTGGCAGATTAAAAAAGTCTAGGGCATGAACCTCAATCCCTTCAAGCGGATTGGAAACATGGTTCATGGGATTTTCCTGGCTAGTTACAACGGCACCAGTGGCGTCTGCTTGCATGGAAATAGTCCCACCTGTATGTAAAACAAGGATTTTCTTAGGCATGATTTAGTCACTCTTTCTGAAATGTGGTATAATCATTGTAACACAAAAGGGGAGAATGGGACAGGATGGAAGTCAAGGCTGTTTTTTTTGATATCGATGGAACGCTAGTCAACGATCGCAAGAGTGTTTTGAAATCCACTAAGGACGCGATTAAGATTGTCAAAGAGCAAGGAGTGCTTGTTGGAGTAGCGACAGGACGAGGGCCGTTTTTTGTCAAGGAATTGATGGAAGACTTGGACCTAGACTTTGCGGTGACCTACAATGGCCAATACATTTTTAATAAAGAAAAGGTACTCTTTGCAAGCCCAATCGCTAAGTCAAGCCTACGTCAACTGATTGCTTATGCTAAAAAGGAGCGTAAAGAAATCGCTCTTGGAACCGAGCATGCCGTTGTTGGTTCGAAGATTATGTCATTTGGTCTCGGCTCCTTTTCCCAACTGGTTAGTCGTTTTATTCCGACTGTTCTGACAAGAACCGTTAGCCGTTCCTTTAATCGAATGGTCAGCAAGGCAGTTCCTCAAAAGGAAGACGACTTGCTTAACTTGATTAATCAACCCATTTATCAAGTTTTGATGCTGATGACGCCAGAAGAATCTGAGAAGGCAGCAAGTGATTTTGAAGATTTGAAATTAACTCGAAGCAATCCTTTTGCAGCAGATATCATTAACCAAGGAAATTCCAAACTAGAAGGCATTCGCCGAGTCGGGAAAGAATATGGCTTTGATCTCAACCAAGTCATGGCCTTTGGTGATTCAGACAACGATCTGGAAATGTTAGCGGGTGTTGGTATGTCGGTTGCTATGGGAAATGGCAGTAGCAGTGTCAAAGAAGTTGCCAAGCATATTACGGCAAGTAATCAACAAGATGGTATCCACAAGGCGCTCGAGCACTTTGGTGTTTTGGCTTCAGAAAAAGTGTTTGTCAGTCGAGACTACCACTTTAATAAGGTCAAGACCTTCCACCACATGATGGATGAACGAACTCAAGAAGAGCCACAGGCATGGGATGTTGAAGGTGCAACCCACCGCGCAGACTTTAAAATTGAAGAATTAGTAGAGTTTGTTCGCGCAGCAAGTTCTTCGGAGGAAGAATTCCAAGACTCCCTTGCAAGCATGCATGAGGCACTTGATAAAGCGGCAGAGAAAGTGGCGAAAAAGACACCTGCTAAGCAAAATCTGGTCGGTCAAGTGGATGCTTTGATTGACACACTGTATTTTACATACGGTAGTTTTGTTTTGATGGGAGTAGACCCAGAACGCATTTTTGATATTGTCCATGAAGCGAATATGGGGAAGGTTTTCCCTGATGGAAAAGCTCATTTTGACCCAGTTACACACAAGATTTTAAAGCCAGATGACTGGGAAGAAAAATATGCTCCAGAACCTGCCATCCGACAGGAACTACAACGTCAGTTTAAAGCTTATGAGCGACATAAAGAAAGAAAAAAATAGAAACAAAAAGGAGCTCAAGGCTCCCTTTTTTAATGATTACAATGTTTTTTCACTTTCTCTCACGACCAGTAAATCGACTTTTGCATGGCGGAGAATGTACTCAGATGAAGAACCAACCAAGAGGCGTTCAAAGGCATTGAGCCCTGTTGCACCAACGAGAATCAGGTCGACATTTTCTGCGTCTGGAATAGTACGGGCAAGGAGGGTTTTTGGATTTCCCATTTCGATGACGATGTGAATATCGGTCACACCAGCATCTCTTGCGCGCTTTTCGTACTCCTTCATCAGACTTTCAGCGTCGACTTGGAGTTCTTCGTAAACTTCAGCATCAAAGGTAGACACGCTTTGAAGAGCGCGTGTGTCGATAACATGGGCAATGGTGAGCTTGGATTCGTTGCGTAGAGCAGTGTAAACACCTTTGACGAAAGCCAAGTCTGCTTCTTTAGAACC
This Streptococcus oralis DNA region includes the following protein-coding sequences:
- the folK gene encoding 2-amino-4-hydroxy-6-hydroxymethyldihydropteridine diphosphokinase yields the protein MDQLQIKDLEIFAYHGLFPSEKELGQKFVVSAILSYDMTKAATELDLTASVHYGELCQQWTTWFQESTEDLIETVAYKLVERTFETYPLVQEIELELKKPWAPVHLPLDTCSVTIHRRKQRAFIALGSNMGDKQANLEKAIDNLRARGIHILKESSVLTTEPWGGVEQDSFANQVIEVETWLPASVLLETLLAIESEMGRVREVHWGPRLIDLDLLFVEDQVIYTDDLILPHPYIAERLFVLEPLVEIAPHFIHPILKQSIRYLVDQLEQGNA
- a CDS encoding DUF960 domain-containing protein; its protein translation is MAFTNTQRRSASFGVVTSLPDDVIDSLWFIIDHFLKNVFELEEELEFQLLNNEGTITFHFSSQNLPTSIDFDFNHPFDPLYPPRVLVLDLDGRETILLPEENDLF
- a CDS encoding universal stress protein; protein product: MAQRYQNVMVAIDGSKEADLAFVKGVYTALRNESKLTIAHVIDTRALQSVSTFDAEVYEELQVDAESLMKEYEKRARDAGVTDIHIVIEMGNPKTLLARTIPDAENVDLILVGATGLNAFERLLVGSSSEYILRHAKVDLLVVRESEKTL
- the ccpA gene encoding catabolite control protein A, with the translated sequence MNTDDTVTIYDVAREAGVSMATVSRVVNGNKNVKENTRKKVLEVIDRLDYRPNAVARGLASKKTTTVGVVIPNITNGYFSTLAKGIDYIAEMYKYNIVLANSDEDDEKEVSVVNTLFSKQVDGIIFMGYHLTEKIRSEFSRSRTPVVLAGTVDVEHQLPSVNIDYKQATIDAVSYLLKENEKIAFVSGPLVDDINGKVRLIGYKEALKKAGHSYSEGLVFESKYSYDDGYALAERLISSQATAAVVTGDELAAGVLNGLADHGVSVPEEFEIITTDDSQIARFTRPNLTTIAQPLYDLGAISMRMLTKIMHKEELEEREVLLPHGLTERRSTRKRK
- a CDS encoding asparaginase — protein: MPKKILVLHTGGTISMQADATGAVVTSQENPMNHVSNPLEGIEVHALDFFNLPSPHIKPKHMLALYHKIKEEADNYDGVVITHGTDTLEETAYFLDTMKIPPIPIVLTGAMRSSNELGSDGVYNYLSALRVASDDKAADKGVLVVMNDEIHAAKYVTKTHTTNVSTFQTPTHGPLGLIMKQEILYFKTAEPRVRFDLEHIQGLVPIISAYAGMTDELIDMLDLEQLDGLVIQAFGAGNVPKETAQKLENLLQKGIPVALVSRCFNGIAEPVYAYQGGGVQLQRAGVFFVKELNAQKARLKLLIALNAGLKGQALKDYMEG
- a CDS encoding DUF308 domain-containing protein, producing MPKISETYSKWKSIGEGLLAIVLGLLLIRFGQVIPRMGYQLLLGYFSLSAVWHLLTRWFQDKKRRENIFVTLGKLVVAALVFDSIILQDLALYLLVFIIASYQLFTGIISLVTWSLYRKNAIHPRLHHLFDAVWMIGFGLYSISPFHDAANFELLLLGFYLLMLGASSLRDGFFFEKIENNPKLKRRMRMTLPIFVTALIPISTLRKLNEWLANHESQEGEVHSERKNDQAVDLEIFVHTSETSFFLAMGHVDICYQGQVISYGSYDPHSERLFGMVGDGVLFKANREKYIELCKRESQKTLFAYGLSLTEQQKAAIQARLAEIEELLIPWEPSSQLMKRREGEVKHTYSYQLKQEADATLYKFSSSEFKTYFVLSTNCVLLADSIVGKAGTDILSPQGFIVPGTYQDYLDLEYTKPNGLVVSRSIY
- a CDS encoding Cof-type HAD-IIB family hydrolase translates to MEVKAVFFDIDGTLVNDRKSVLKSTKDAIKIVKEQGVLVGVATGRGPFFVKELMEDLDLDFAVTYNGQYIFNKEKVLFASPIAKSSLRQLIAYAKKERKEIALGTEHAVVGSKIMSFGLGSFSQLVSRFIPTVLTRTVSRSFNRMVSKAVPQKEDDLLNLINQPIYQVLMLMTPEESEKAASDFEDLKLTRSNPFAADIINQGNSKLEGIRRVGKEYGFDLNQVMAFGDSDNDLEMLAGVGMSVAMGNGSSSVKEVAKHITASNQQDGIHKALEHFGVLASEKVFVSRDYHFNKVKTFHHMMDERTQEEPQAWDVEGATHRADFKIEELVEFVRAASSSEEEFQDSLASMHEALDKAAEKVAKKTPAKQNLVGQVDALIDTLYFTYGSFVLMGVDPERIFDIVHEANMGKVFPDGKAHFDPVTHKILKPDDWEEKYAPEPAIRQELQRQFKAYERHKERKK